The Kwoniella dendrophila CBS 6074 chromosome 1, complete sequence genome contains a region encoding:
- a CDS encoding tubulin gamma chain codes for MGREIISLQAGQAGNQIGAQFWQKLCAEHGITPQGNLEEWAADGSQGDRKDVFFYQADDEHYIPRAILIDLEPRVINNILSSPFKGLYNPENIYVSKDGGGAGNNWAQGYSAGERLYDDLIEMIDREADGSDSLEGFMLLHSIAGGTGSGLGSYLLERLSDRFPKKLIQTYSVFPESSDVVVQPYNSLLAMKRLVNNADSVVVLDNAALTRIAADRLHVQDPSFVQTNQLVSTVMAASTTTLRYPSYMNNDLVGIISSLIPTPRCHFLMTSYTPFTGDEIDHAKATRKTTTLDVMRRLLQPKNRMVSTISTKSSAYISCLNIISGDVDPTDVHKSLLRIRERQLANFIPWGPASIQVALTRKRGGPAGASNRVSGVMMANHTSINSLFKRMIHQYDMLRKRNAFLEQYKKEEIFANGLDEFDDARRVVAELQEEYVAAESPDYIDYGGE; via the exons ATGGGTAGAGAGATTATATCGTTGCAG GCTGGTCAAGCTGGTAATCAAA TCGGTGCTCAA TTCTGGCAAAAGCTCTGTGCCGAACATGGTATAACGCCTCAAGGTAATCTTGAGGAATGGGCTGCAGATGGTAGTCAAGGTGATAGAAAGGATGTATTCTTCTATCAGGCGGATGATGAACATTATATACCTAGAGCTATATTGATAGACCTGGAACCTAGG GTTATAAATAATATACTCTCTTCACCATTCAAAGGTCTGTATAATCCAGAGAACATATACGTATCGAAAGATGGAGGTGGAGCAGGAAATAATTGGGCTCAAGGTTATAGTGCAGGAGAAAGgttatatgatgatttgatagaaATGATAGATAGAGAAGCGGATGGTAGTGATAGTTTAGAG GGATTCATGCTTCTGCATTCGATAGCAGGTGGAACAGGATCAGGTTTAGGATCTTATCTACTGGAAAGACTCTCAGATCGATTCCCAAAGAAATTAATCCAAACATATTCTGTATTTCCTGAATCTTCTGATGTTGTGGTACAACCTTATAATTCGTTATTAGCAATGAAACGATTAGTCAATAATGCGGATAGTGTGGTGGTTTTAGATAATGCTGCTTTGACTAGAATAGCGGCGGATAGATTACATGTACAGGATCCTAGTTTTGTACAGACTAATCAGCTG GTCTCAACAGTAATGGCTGCATCAACAACGACTCTTCGATATCCTTCATATATGAACAACGATCTGGTGGGAATAATATCGAGTTTGATACCTACCCCTAGATGTCATTTCTTGATGACCTCATATACACCATTTACAGGTGATGAAATAGACCAT GCCAAGGCAACGAGAAAGACGACGACACTTGATGTGATGAGAAGGTTATTACAACCTAAAAATCGAATGGTATCTACAATATCTACAAAATCATCTGCATATATATCATGTTTGAACATTATATCAGGTGATGTAGATCCAACTGATGTACATAAATCGTTGTTgagaattagagaaagaCAATTAGCAAATTTCATTCCATGGGGACCTGCTAGTATACAAGTTGCTTTGACTAGAAAAAGAGGTGGTCCAGCTGGTGCTTCGAATCGAGTTAGTGGTGTCATGATGGCCAATCATACTAGTATAAATTCG CTGTTCAAACGTATGATACATCAATATGATATGCTAAGAAAACGAAATGCATTCTTGGAACAatataaaaaagaagaaattttcGCCAACGGTTTAGacgaatttgatgatgctagAAGAGTAGTAGCTGAGTTACAGGA GGAATACGTTGCTGCTGAAAGCCCAGACTATATTGACTATGGAGGAGAATAG